The genome window TGTTATttcattactgtttttttgttttgttttgttttgttttggtcattGCTTCCTGTCAGTCGTTTGGGGAGGGGCGCTGGATTTGTCCATATGGTTTCTGTACAGTTTTCACTCTGTCTATGTAAGATGGTATAAAGATCCACAGTAAACCAGAAAGCTTACTGCAACTCAGGTCATCATTTTGAAAGCAAGAGTTTAGCTCTTTGGATAGCTGCAGCTTCTACACTGTAGGGAGGACAACATACTGGGTGTAAcatgttaaaagtgtttttcctgcatgcCTCTTTGATGTATAATGTTAAACAGCCAATCAACAGCATTGTGAGATCTTGGTACAAGCAAGCTGCATGTTTATTGGCTCACTGACACTGGTAAGGTAAATCTCATCAGTGTTatctcatcatcatctcctTAGGTGTTGAAGTTTGGTACCAAATGACATTTAGCACCCATTTTTGGTAACACGGTATCGGTATATAAGTTTGGTACCTTGCCTTATCTGCATATTCTAATTATAAAACCAAAAATTTATATAATCTGACTGATTTAAGTGTTGTTGACCACCCACCAGCCCAGCCCCAcctccactcccaccccccAATAAAACTGTCACTCAATTTAAAAATAGGACCATGAGAAGTCAGTTTAGCATTGTAACTTGAGGCAACAGGTGCGAGGTGATGAATTCCGGGAAGCTTAGATTGCTTACTTCTCAAATCACTGAACTGACAGCTCCGGTTCTCAATCTGTAAACATTTGCAACAGGTGCTGCCGCAACAGCCGCTATTAAATGGCAGTAAACAATGAGAATATGACCCAGAAAATGTAACATTAAGTCATTTGAGGAATTAAATGCTCCTATCTGGGGAAATGATCGGTGCTCAGGAGCAATGTCACAATCACTGGCCAGCCAGTTTAGTGTGCGGACCATGGAAACTAGAAACTTGGACATCCACAATCAGGAAACATAACATTACTCCATTTCCCGTTCTTGTCCATTGTTGTTTGGGCCAGGTGGAACTGTGAGTTCTGCTGAACGTGTTGTTTGTTGCGTTATCTGGACGGAACActtgatgtttttcatgttaGTCACTCATCCCCCGATGCAATCTCTTCCTGTTCTCCCTTTCATTCTCATATGGgattctgaatgaaaaaaatatgaagtatACTGTTTATGTAcagtttcatcattttaagAGGAAGAGGggttgtttttatgtgtcaaTAATGCTATCCCTTCCCTCCAGGTGGCTTTTTCTTTGCTAAGCCCATGAGGGAAAACAAGTATGTGACAATGATGGACCCGTTTCAGAAGAAGTATGGGAATGTCCTGAGCAGTGCACTTATCATGCCTGCACTGGTGGCTGATGTCCTTTGGGTGGCACGCACACTAGTCAGCCTAGGTAAGTGACTTCACTCCATGTTGTATACACACACTTTGGCACAcacgtgtgtgcacacacatacatgaaagCATATAGCTGCATGCAGTCATTGATTCAAAAAGTGCACAGACATAAGGGCAGAAATATGAGTATTGCTTTTCTGGCTGTACCTGAATCACATAGGCACCAGTGGCCACCAAAAGACAGCAAgacagtttcatgttttcatttcatgtttgatTGCAGGAAAGACCAGTATGCATAGTGACAAGCTTCCATCTATACCTATTTAATGCAACAATGCAACGTTGGAAAGAGCCCGTCAGCATGCGTGACGTTTTATTTTACCATCCAGTCTGGACAGCTTTTTAAGCCACTCGCCTTCAATAAGGCACAAGAATGTGCAAGACACCTGTCTACATATGATATTTTGAAATAGCTCTACGGGTGATGTATTTTTGACatgttaaaaatatttaaaaatgaagccATTAAATATTGCTGAGTTGCTCCAGATTGTATGAGTGTAGGTTTAGCCCTTCACCATTGCTGCTTTTGAGtttcccccccacacacatgcgcagCACAAAAGACTCTTTCCTGCCCTCCTGCTGATGAGGGccccacacacatccacactttGCACATTTCTCATAAGTGCCATGCACACATAGTCCTGCTCCCTGAAGCAAATGTTTTTCCTCATTGGCCCTGGAAGTAGGTGGGCCCTGACTCTAAAGGGAAACACCTGCAGAATCTGGATCACGATCAAGACCTTACAATATATTATAAAACTTAATGGTTTCAATTTTAAATAACAGTGTCAACAACACTTCACCTTTATAGCTATTCCAAAAGATCACATACTGGTAAATTTTCTCCGCCCTCTAGGGCTGTTGCTATTGGGATCCTTAAGGGTGAAGCTGGATGTAGGTGAACTCTCCCCTGGGTCACTGACACCATAAACAGAACACATCCAGTTGTCCCTAAGGGAGTCACACACCCCATGTGAACCAACCTACAGTCACAGTGAACAGCTCACAACCGTTAGGAGTGTTAACCAGTTAACATGAGTGGCAACAGGCATTGGCCCAAAACCACTCCAAGACAGACAAAGGTTTCGATCTGTAACAATCGATAGAAAACTTTTCATGCACTTTTCAGTGTACTAGGTGTCTGTTGAATTACTTTACAGTTGCTGATGACATCATGCACTGTGGTTTCACCCCCTACACACCTTAGTTTTCAATTCCCTTAATtccaaacaaacatacacataattAGTATCAAAATACTGAGCTCCAAATATGAAAAAGTTCATCCATGTCTAACGAGGCATATCATGATGTCAGTGATACCATGTtcagtatttgttgtgttattcCAACTGGTGCAGCTGTCACTTCATCTCAGGCTCTCTTTTCAGTGTAATAAGTCAGTCAACCCAGACAGAATCTGACACCATTCACACCAAACAAGTCACCACTTTTGGcacaatgtttgtttgttcatttatttatttattgggttAGTTCCCCTTTTTCACACTTTAAGCTCTTTTTGAGATACCccagtttattgttttatattatttttcaaCCATGACTTTCCAGACATTCCTACCTTTACCTACTCGCACATACATTACAATAATTACTACCTCTGCACTGCTATTAgtactaccaccactaccactatAGAACTGTTAGTACTATCACTACTACAATTTCTAATCTAACCACAACTGTTACCCTAGCTCAAATAGTCCCTATACTGTTTCCACCTTTTCctcattatttttatgttttcagcctttttgcttcctttatttctttcattgtTTCTACCTTTGTCATTCCTTTCAGACTTGGTTCCTCTTCTTCTCAAACTTTCAAACCTTGTTCTTTCCTAATTGACTTGCACTACTTATTTACTCCTGGCTTCATATGTATGGGAGATGGACTGTATTTATATAGCCTAGCACTTTtgtagtctactgaccacttaAAGCAATTTAAATTGTCTGACCCACATTCACCTATTTGCAAACACATTCAGATACTGCGGGTGGAGGCTGCCtggcaaggtgccaagctgctaattaactttttgacattttcaactTGTATTACCACTGCTATTTCTtcactactactagtactaccaccactactactactaatttcactgtatgtgtgtgtgcttgtgacacagagagagagagagagagagagagagagagagcaagagagaaaatacaTGTGCGAGTATAATgttctcttgtgtgtgtttttaatgctgttttcttttccagtgttttttgaaAAGGGGGGTTAGACAACGAGCAGCCTGTTGATTGTGAAAGGTGATCAATTATTCAAACCAGGTTGTTGTGTCTCAAGAGACTTATTTCCATTCTCTTTGTATTGTCTCAATTGTATGTGTGAAAAGATGTACAACAAGAGTAAAAGGGAAATCCAGTGACAATGTCCGAGTCACCAAGGTAGCACTGTGAGCTGTCCTCACACTAAAGGACCGATAGGAAGGAACGAATGCTGGGACATACCTATAAAACCTTTGCAGCTATAAACTGTTACATCAGGGGGCCCCTCGCTCTTCAATCCCTCAGCTTGCTTTGTAAAGTCTCCCTTAACGTTATTGAGACAGTCATGCCTACGTTCCCTACGTGCGCATgtatcacacacatgcacacatacacacttgacACCCCCGAGAGTGAGCTGGATGCTTGGCACACAGGAGTGCTGTTGCTggggagactgtgtgtgtgtgcgtgtgtgtatatgttccATAAACTTGAGTTTCATCAGCTGCTTGAGTGAATGTGTCTGGTGGCCTAGATTCAGTGCCAGAGTTGCTTTaactttttgaaaacactgcCAGCTAGCCATGTGGAATCAATGATACACAATTATTGCTAATCAAATTTCTGCTGGGGGATTGGACAGCAAGGAGATGGGGAGAGGTAGGAGGActgcaacagtgtgtgtgtgtgtgtgcgtgcgcgcgcgcgcgtgtgtgtatatgtgtgtgtgtgtgtgtgtgttcagtgcatgCACAAGTATAAGAGGGGTAGAAGGGTCTAAAAACAAAACTTGGGTGGGTATTTAGGTAGctatttccctctctccatccctggTGCTCCCCATTAATCCCCTGAGACCCCTAAATCTCATTCCTTCTTATACCTCTTCCTAAATTTAGTACAGTGGGGCACAGCTCAACTCAGAACAGATTAAATCTCTGGAGCTAAACTTAGAACACAGACCACCCAGAGACAAGGTATTCATAAAGCAGTGACACTGTTTGCATAATGTCCCATCAGGATAGGATAAAAGACCAACTACAACACATAATCTCTGGAGTGACTAGCAACTTGTTTATATGGCTTTTAAGAGGCAGGCTAGCCTGTCAGTACTTCAAGCTCATTAGgtaacaagaacaacaacaacaacaaaaaaaaaaaaatcaaagtcagCAATTGATGATCATATCAAACCTGCCTTTTGGTGCCAAAAAGCCTCACAGAAGAGATGTTGAACAAGGGTGAAAAATATCAGAACAAGCCAGGAGTGAGCTGAAAGGTGACACAAGAGTTAATGAacgtgagagagaggaggtgacagGTCAGCAAGGTGGCGAGTAGCGATCGATGGTGCCGATCTGACACTTTTCTGTTTAAGGGCATTGTTGTGGTGAGGCTGCAGGCTGCGGCTGGGGGGACCCTGGCAATGAGGGAGAAGAGACGGTGAAGGTAGTGATGCTTTGCTTGCCTTGTTTGAGTAACAAGATgtctatttattcattaatttatttacttattcattcattttagattttcacttttcatttttatttatacactACCTTTTTTGTTACTTAATTTTGAAGTATCAGTATTTAAGTTGATGATTATTCACccaagaggaaagaggaaaggactTGTTTTGGAGTCTCACAATCAATAGGCTGCTTCTTTTATGTGTTTCTGTATGGTTCTGTTTGTTATAGTTTTATTatacttctttttcttttatgtcGGCTTGTTGCTTATTTAATTTGTCGGATGCTTTTAAAAGGTCTGAACCATAGCCAACCATGCCTCATGTAAACTGCACTCTTGTCTTAAACTACTAGAATTTGAATTGCCTTATATTATTGAGGTAAAGGTGCTATTTGTCAGTGCTCTTTGGAAAACACTGCATTATGGCGTTATGGCTACAACGATAACAAGGCAATGTCACTGCCAAGTTTTATAAATTAAAGCATTAGAGCTACAGTATGAAAGACTATATAGGAAGGAGtgtatgcatgtaaatgtgtgtgtgtttgtgtgagagagaaagagaaagagaaggggagaaaggatgagaaaaacaacaaaataaaaacacctaaGTACGCCAGACAGCATTTGCATGCTCCTATAGCAACCCCAACAGCATTATATTAGAGTACAAAAGTTGCTGTGAGAAGTTTTCCCCTTTCAATCCACTGGTTGTAAGTGTCCTACTGTGTTGTTCCAGGTGGAACTATGAGTGTGATCCTGGACCTGTCCTATGTGTACTCCATCATCATCTCTGCAGTAGTGGCCATAGTCTACACACTGCTGGGGGGGCTCTACTCTGTGGCCTACACAGACGTCATCCAGCTCATCCTCATCTTCGTCAGCCTGGTGCGTGAGCGCAGTCCATCCATATTGCCGTTTTCCCTTTCGGTTAACCCTTTTACTGCTCACAGTAGTTTCAGAGTTGTACATGAAACTAGACAGAACCCAGATGCTTAACCTGAGTGTCAATATCTTCTCCGGCTGCAAACTGAAAACCTCCCCGTGTGGGCCCATATTCAAACTAACCGTTGTTGTGGATATGTTTTTCTATACAGTGGGTGTGCGTTCCCTTCATGTTGACCAACCCTCACTCGGTGGACATCTCGCAGACGGCCTACACACAGGCTTTCCAGGCCCCCTGGATTGGCACCGTGGAGCTCAAGGACGCGGGCAAGTGGTTCGATGACTTCATGGTGCTGGTGAGTAGAAAACGTCCactccaacaaaaaaaaaaaatgttgagtaaACTCCAGCCATCACAGCAATTCGGTtacttttaatttgattaaCCCCAGCAGTATTGACTCATTTCATTACATGAGAAAACAGCCAAGCATAGCCTAGCAAgtttaacaaaattaacaatGGAAAAATGTGAATCATGAGTTACTTTTTTGCCTTTATTGCTGTACACATCGATTTCCCTCATCACTGTGTGCTGCTTTTGCCAGGCTTTGGGTGGTCTGGCCTACCAGGCGTTCTACCAGAGGATCCTGTCGGCCTCGTCTTACACCCAGGCCCAGGTCACCTGTTTCGCCTCTTCAGCTTTCTGCCTGGTGCTGGGGATTCCCTCCATGCTGATCGGAGCGGTGGCCGCATCAACAGGTACACACTTTAAACTTACAACTATGGAaaactctgtctttctttccttctttcttgctgtctttctttcccGCCCATCCGTTGATGTTTGCAtttaaagtaaaactgaactttggttgAGTGTTTGGTTTTAACTGAGTGTGATTGAGTATATGAGCATACAGATGTCATaaacataaaatcacaaaattgtGAAAATCTGGAGAGACATCAGGccaggagagcacagagcagctaatgaggatatttcaccaccatgtggactcatattaCACCGAAGTAACTAAACAACCAATCAtttctaccaaagttcaattgtGTTTTAGCTTCTGCTGGACCCATGTAATGATTATATTTGTTTCCGGCGCCATCCATATTCCTTTCATTGCTCCGACATATGTTCCTCTGCTCTTAATCCAAATGGAAAATTACCTATCTTTGTGTTGTTCTGTTCCCAGACTGGAACACGACCACGTACGGTTTGCCCTCCCCATACGAGCGTGGAGAGGCGGGCTCCATCCTCCCCATCGCCCTGCAATTCCTTACCCCCACCTACATCTCTATCATTGGCATTGGAGCAGTAGCCGCTGCCGTCATGTCGTCCATGGACTCAGCCCTGTTGTCCTCTGCCTCCCTGTTCTCATCTAACATCTATAAGAACATCATCAGGAAGCAGGTAAGAATTGCAGGGCTGAATAAACCCAGAAAATGTCATGTCTTAAGGCAAACATTTGGATACCTTCACTTGAATGAGCATAATTATATCCCTAAGAGAGCTTATGTTTCAATTAAACCTAAACTATGTGACCACAATTAGATTACTTTGAGTGTGTTTAACATCTATGGCTTTGCAGTAAGCAGGCTCAATCAGATAGTTGAAGAAAAACTCAGTTTATCTTAATTCTGTAGGCCCAGTCAGTGTAGACCTTTCagtgtatgtaaaaaaaaaaaaaaaaaaaaaaatcttaactctgtcttcatttttcagtaattttcaaCTGAAAACAAGAAGTCTTTTTGTGTCAACATCATATAGGGGAGCTTTGTGTGGGCAGTAGCATGACATTTCcactttttcttgttcttgttcacTCCCACTATTTCATTTTTGCCACGTTTTCACTCTCAAAGAATGTTCCATGTAATGTCCCATGCGGGGGGCACGTTCAAATGTGACATGTACCCCCTCCCCTGCAGTGCATTTTCAATAGATCATGTTGACTGGCACTGTCAGCAGAGGAATGTAATATGATTTAGAAAAGGACATAATTAACAGTTATTTACTATATAATATGGCGCTGTTGTGGTTTGAAAATCCTCACATCTGTGTCCATTAGAAAGAGTCTCCCAGGTTGCCATAAAGTTTGCAGAGACATAACTACTTTAAAAACTTCCTGTATGCTGTAAGTCAGTTGCAACCTGCCACACTCCCATGTATGAATAAAAAAGCATGTGGCATGGCCTTGGCCAACCCTTTGTATTAAGACGTCTATCATTGATTTGCTGCACCGAGCTCCTCCAACCCCTGATGTACTGCAAGCGCTCTCATGATTAACCTGTAGACTAAATGTCAGAATATAAAGtagaaatatagaaaaaactagactttgtaaagtttctgaagaaactttgatgtgcttgccacccttgcggGTAATTTCCAGAGTCGAGATCATCGACTGACACCACTGACTTTATTTCCACTCCCTGTCCAACTTTTTGTTGGTAAATTAATGAGTAcgtctgattttatttttcaggtgccatttgcacatttgatcacgtctcctcctctcatttcctTATTAATGTTAGACTGATTAGAGCCCACCTCATGCTCTCCTCATTTCACTTTTCCATAATATGACCATCAGCTTCACCCTTCAATATCAGTTGACCCTGTTTGTGGTAAAGACTGGTCTTTGAAAAGCTAATTCTCTTCCTGTCACTATTGGAACATTTGCTTTTCTACATGTTTACCGGCACAACTATTCAGAGTGCACTGTATTGGAATTTGCAGATGCCAGTCAGTATTTATTCTCAAAAAATATCTGTCATGTTACCTATGAGGTGATCATAAGCTCACCCCTTTCCAGGGCAGTTAGGTTTTTAATTACCATTTTCTTTGTTGAGGGCATATATTCACTCCTACTGTAACATGCAGGGGTCTTTACTCtaacttttctttctcctcctcccttccagGCATCAGACAATGAGATGCAGTGGGTGATCCGTATttcagtggtggtggtgggtctCTCTGGCACTGCCCTCACCTTCCTGGACAACAGCGTCCTGGTCTTCTGGCTTGTGGGTGTGGACATGTCCTACACCatcatgttccctcagcttgTGTGCATCCTCTTCTTTAAAATATCCAATGGTTATGGCGCAACTGTGGGTTACATCATGGGAGTCGTTCTGAGGGTCCTGAGTGGTGAGCCCCTCATCGGCCTCCCACCAGCCATCAAGTTCCCCGGCTGCCGGCTTGACGCAGAGGGGAAGTTAACCCAGTTCTTTCCCTTCCGTTCCACCATCATGGTCATCTCAATGTTGTCCATCCTGCTCTTCTCCTGGTTGGCCTCTATCGTTTTCAACAAGGGTCTGCTGTCCGAGAGGTGGGATGTGTTTAAAATCAAGCAGGCAaaagcagcagcggcagcagccaGAGccatggaggagaaggagactTTGTCAAATGACAAAGATCTTGCCTTGTCCAATCATTTACTGGACACCACCAGCTGCTAAGCAGactcccagagagagagaggatgggtgCTGGAGGCAGGcatttttgtctgtctgccaaGCAGGAGTTCACAGAGGGGGAACAATGGCAAGGGCTagacatcaacatcaacagtCCCGCggtgtgtttgtgatgatgaTATATAGACCTGAATTAGCAGTTTATTTGAGTGTGATCTCAGTCAGCCTCAGTCTCctctgtgaaaaataaaataatattaagcAGTTTAGCTATTTGGTccctctcaagatttcttccctTTTCCCCATGATCTTTGGGTTTTTGGGGGGAGTTTTTCTTGCTTGCTATGACGGTTCAAGTCAGAGGGTgtcatcttgttttgtttgttgtaaacagtGGGGCCTGGAAATCCCTTTGAGACTATAAAGGGTGATTTGGGGCTTTAATTCCACTTGACCTTGAGCTTGGCTAGCAAGTTTACAATAGCAAATGAGCCATTTGCATAGTTTATGGCATCTTACTTGCATACTTAGAGACGATTCTTATACAACAGTCTGAATTATTATAAAATGccagagtttgttttgttttaagatcaaataaattagtcacatatatatatatatatatatttgtatatatcatCATACATCACTGTATCGCAGCAGTCGTTGCAAAGAACACAGAAGCAACTTTGACTGTCACAAGGCGTCATCGAATATCATTGGCATATGTGGAAAGGATTATGAGAGATGTTTGAAAATGCTAAGATGTGGATATATGAGTTCACAATAATACAACTTTTACCTCCTTTTATTAAGTAAATACTactcaataaaaaaagacatgtagATTTGTACCAATTTATAAAAAATTACTTTTAGCACATCTCAACAAAGTTTGAAAGTGCCCAAGTATAGAGGAAGGAAGTGCCTCATCCTTGTTGATTGACCTGAATTTGGTTCTTGAAGACCACTGCACTGTGGCAACCGCATTATGGCACAAAGAGACTCACACAAGAGATAAATTCCATCCTAAAGGAAACGACCAGCCAAACAAGACAGCAAACCACATTCAcaacatgtgtttttgttattcatttttattttccgtTCCCGTGAGAGGGCAACGGTTTGTTCAGCCGCAGTCTCTCAGGAAATGGAATGCAGCAAGCCATCCTCTTCACCCCTCTGTGAATAAACACAATGCACCTCCACCTGGGTGCAGCTCGCAGTGGCATGAGACATGTCTCACAACGCCGCACTGTGCTGCTCATGCGCCGTGACGCTAATTTGTCTCCCAAATCTCTGTTGACAGTTTGCACCCATATTCAGACAGACAGGGCTATCTCTCACAGAAGAACAAAACAAGCAACCCAACGCACAACGTCATAACAAAGCACAGATTGTGTACAGTAACAGTAATCATACATGACTAAATTGTAGTCCATGCAAACTAACAGCTTTATAATCCACAAGTCACTGCCATGTGACATTATACACATGAATCTGCATATGAGGCGAGTATGGCAGTTGCTTTTACCTCCCTCGCTGAATTACACATCACTCCATAAAAATCAGACTGTTTTTAATCCATGTTTTTACAACACTGTGGCAAAGTTTTACAGCACCCAGgtataaaagagagaaatgggTCACCCTTACTTATTAGTCTGACTTGAGTTCTTGAAAATTGCAGTGCTCTGGTGACTGCTGTGGTAAAATCCTATAGCAAATTCAAGCAATAACTAAAACCACACACAACCGTCAACACTGGaactcaagtgaaaaaaaagcaCTATTTCAGGCTTTTAAAtgctcattttctgtctttgctctGTTTACTACTTAATATCCCCCTGTTTTATTGTGAACAACAACACTGAGAGCCAAAGCTGTGGTCTCTACCAACGCAGGAACTTGGTCCCCCACCCGTTTGTAATTACAGGCAGTCATTTTCAGCCCATTCCTTGTGGGATGGTTCCTATAGTCAAAAGCTGCCAGTTGTCTAGTATGATGTATAAATGTATCTCGAGCTTTCCTACAACTGCGTGGTGAGAGAGAATGCCAGATACTGTATCTTCcatgttttcccctcctcctcactcccccccactttcttctcctctttcttctcctccaccagTCTGGAAAGGTCCTAGAGATGTAAACAGTGCCTTTCACAGTAAAGTGTAAATGATTTTGTACTGTACACTTATTTTCTATGACTATATATGCAAAGTTGTAGTTTACAATGGGctgatttttccccctctggGAGTTGtgagaaagttgttttttttgttttttttttcacagtagtacattttttcctctgtttactAATTAGATACTGGTAAGAGAGCAGACATGAGAAGACGATGAGCCTCGAggtttttacatatttactgtatgtttttgtacTGAGCCGACACAGTTGTTTGGTGTCCAAAGAGATAACTGATAATGAGTGACAGTGAGAAGGGCTTCCTCTACCAAACACTTTTTATCCAAAACTGTTCTCTCTCAAATGTCAACAGTAATTGCTGGACAGCATCAAGTGACTATCTAGTCGCTATGTTTCAAATACCTCGGAGCGGACATGTTGGCTTTAAAAACATCG of Myripristis murdjan chromosome 1, fMyrMur1.1, whole genome shotgun sequence contains these proteins:
- the LOC115375000 gene encoding high affinity choline transporter 1-like translates to MALNVAGLLVMGLFYMLILCTGIWASLRSKKEEKKCTGDGMEITLLAGRNINLLVGIFTLTATWVGGGFILGIAEAVYNPTLGLVWALMPVPYVLTFFLGGFFFAKPMRENKYVTMMDPFQKKYGNVLSSALIMPALVADVLWVARTLVSLGGTMSVILDLSYVYSIIISAVVAIVYTLLGGLYSVAYTDVIQLILIFVSLWVCVPFMLTNPHSVDISQTAYTQAFQAPWIGTVELKDAGKWFDDFMVLALGGLAYQAFYQRILSASSYTQAQVTCFASSAFCLVLGIPSMLIGAVAASTDWNTTTYGLPSPYERGEAGSILPIALQFLTPTYISIIGIGAVAAAVMSSMDSALLSSASLFSSNIYKNIIRKQASDNEMQWVIRISVVVVGLSGTALTFLDNSVLVFWLVGVDMSYTIMFPQLVCILFFKISNGYGATVGYIMGVVLRVLSGEPLIGLPPAIKFPGCRLDAEGKLTQFFPFRSTIMVISMLSILLFSWLASIVFNKGLLSERWDVFKIKQAKAAAAAARAMEEKETLSNDKDLALSNHLLDTTSC